The Cyanobacteria bacterium QS_8_64_29 region AGTCACCGCCGAAGATATCCGGCGCGTGGCGACGCTCTGCCTGCGCCACCGGCTGCGCAAGGATCCCATGGAATCAGTCGACTCCGGTTACAAAGTCGATAAAACCGTGGCCGAGACCTTTGAGCTAGAGCCGCCAGCCGAGCCACAATAGCCATACCGGCAATACGGCCTAAGCTCAAGGAACGACATGGCGGATACGCAAGCAGCTGCCCCCCAAGCAGCCTCGCCGGCCGATGCACCGGCGCCCCAGGAACCGCTAATCGAGCTCAAGGGCATTAGCAAAAGCTTTGGTAGCACTCTCATCCTGGATGAGATCGATCTGTCGGTGTCGCCGGGCGAGGCCGTGGTTGTCATTGGCCCCTCTGGCACGGGCAAATCCACTATCCTGCGCATTATTGCCGGGCTAATGGAACCCGATTCGGGTGAGGTCTGCATCCAGGGCCAGCGCCGCCAAGGCGCGATCGACGAGCAAACCGATCCGCTCGGCATTAGCATGGTCTTCCAGCAGTCGGCGCTGTTCGATTCGCTCAGCGTCGACGAGAACGTGGGGTTTCTGCTCTACCAGCACTCGCGGCTGCCGCGCCGGCGCGTCCGCAAGCTAGTCGAAGAGTGCTTGGAGATGGTGGGTCTCGATCGCGCCACGGCCGACAAGCAACCAGCCGAGCTATCGGGAGGTATGCGCAAGCGCGTCAGTTTTGCCCGCGCCATCCTCTCCCACCCCGAGGATCCCAGCTTTGACCCCACCGCCATCCTCTACGACGAGCCCACCGCCGGGCTCGATCCCATCGCCTCGACCGTGATTGAGGATTTGGTGCGCCGGTTGCAGCGCGAAGCGGCAACCTGCTCCACCTACATCATGGTCAGCCACCAGGACAGCACCATCCGCCGCACCGCCGATCGCGTGGTATTCCTCTACGACGGTAAGGTGCAGTGGCAAGGCGGCGTTGGCGAGCTCGATACCACCGACCATCCCATGGTCCGGCAGTTTTTCGCTGCCAGCACCCAAGGCCCCATCCGCGCCATTGCCTGAGCTGCTGCCATTGCAGGCGTTCGGTGTTACGTTGCGGAGCAAGCCTGCTTAGGAACTCGCCATGCGCGCGCGAACGTTACGAGAAGGCTCGGTCGGCCTGCTAATCCTGCTAGGCCTGGCGCTGGCCGGGGGCGTGGCCGTTTGGCTGCGCGTCATCCAGCTCGGCCAGCGCGGCTATAGCTTCACGGCTCGCTTTGAAGAGGTTACCAACCTGGCAGAAGGTGCCCCAGTGAACTATCGCGGCGTGGATGTCGGGCGCGCCGCTAGCGTGACGCCCGGGGCCAACGCCGTCCGCGTCAAAATCGAGATTACCGAGTCTGATGTCCGCATGCCTAGCGAGGCCATCATTGAATCCAGTCAGTCTGGCTTCATCGGCGATACAGCTATCGCCATCCGACCCGAGCCGGGGACCAAGGTGGCAGCTAAGAATGCAGCTACCGATCCCACCAGCGATGAGTGCGACTCGGAGTTGGTGATCTGCAACGGCGATCGCGTGCAAG contains the following coding sequences:
- a CDS encoding ABC transporter ATP-binding protein, translated to MADTQAAAPQAASPADAPAPQEPLIELKGISKSFGSTLILDEIDLSVSPGEAVVVIGPSGTGKSTILRIIAGLMEPDSGEVCIQGQRRQGAIDEQTDPLGISMVFQQSALFDSLSVDENVGFLLYQHSRLPRRRVRKLVEECLEMVGLDRATADKQPAELSGGMRKRVSFARAILSHPEDPSFDPTAILYDEPTAGLDPIASTVIEDLVRRLQREAATCSTYIMVSHQDSTIRRTADRVVFLYDGKVQWQGGVGELDTTDHPMVRQFFAASTQGPIRAIA